The following is a genomic window from Falco cherrug isolate bFalChe1 chromosome 9, bFalChe1.pri, whole genome shotgun sequence.
AGGACCAGCCCACTGCAAAACGGATCTGGTTTTGCTTGGTGAAACATCCAGCTCTGGATGAGAccagagcagacctgtgccgCGGGAACCCCGATGAAGAGCAAGATACGGGCTGATGAGGCTGGGATCTGGCACGGGGCCTGACTCTGCCCCGgccagcaacagcagctctgctctcaggctgctgggagagggcGGCGCACCCTCAGGAGCGGGCAGGATGATGCCCCCTGCACAGATGCAGAGTGCGAGGTGACTTGTATGCAGCAGGAGCACAAGGAAGCTGATGACACACATGGGCACACACATCACCCCCGGGCACAACTGCCTCGGGGGCTGTGCCAAATGCATCCACGAGCACCTGTGGCACCCGGGGCAGCTCTCACCTGGGCATGGGGCTGGTCCCCTGCAGGCCCCATCCACATGCAGCATCACTGGGTAGGTGAGGAGGCACTGGTCcttcccctgccaccctgcctgcagcaagcAGGGCACTCCAGTGACAGTCCCTGCACATGGGGGGGACCAGGCATGggctcctcatcctcctcctatGGCTGCAGCTTCCGATGCTGCACCCCCATgctgcctgtggggctggggatgctcaggCAGAGACAGGTCCTCAAAAACCATGCACACCCCCAGCCTGGAAGCCCACCGGCCATGAGGGCCAGGTTGGGGCCAGCTGCAGATGCTAGGGCACAGCTCATCCTCACGGGCAGGGGTCCCTGGCACACCAGCGCCGGGCAGTCTTTTGCCATGGatgtgcagctctgctcagggTAGGGAGCAGAGATGACTCAGCCGAAGAGCATCATTCCCCTGGCCCGTTTTGGGGGCACAGGGGCTACCCATGTAGCGGGCACCTGCCTGCAAGGCAGGCCTTtgcccacccagcccacaccctcccctgcccacccccagcccaggctccgGCCAGCTGGAcgagggggggggcgggggggggggggggggcgcgatGCTGGCgagggaaagcaagcaggatCAGGCCTGCAGGATAtttgggagggggaagaggagccAGGATTGCCAGCTCGGGAGCAGCAGTTCGCTACCCTCCCCCACCCTCTAAAAATAACTGGCTCCCTCGGCACCCAGCGCACCCATCCCCCTGCCTGCGCCGCTGCCCGGGGTCCCGCCGGGCCGCGGGTCTCTCCCGGGGGtcccgcctgcccccccccgcagggcagccctgcacaggagctgccaggcaggCCAGGCCGGGGCTGGGTGACGCTGAGTGACACGGGACCGGCGACCCCGGCAGGGAAGACACCGTCCTGCCCCCCCTGCCACCCGCGGGAGGGGGAGCAGCCCCCCGGGAGCCCCCAGCTCCGAACGTGGGAGCGGCCCCTCTCCAGCCCACGGGGGAGAGGCAGCTCTGACCCACATATGATTTGGAAACCTATTTATAGCCTGCAGATAccgagggctgggggagagctCGCCCCCccgctggggcagctctggggaccagggacagggctggcaggTGCCCGGGGTACTGGGGACACGAGAGGGGGCCGTGCCGGGGAGGGAGATGCTGCACAGTGCGGAGGGGCCGGGTGGGAGGTGGCAtccagcccccggccccggcctcCTGCAGCGGCCCCACGGGCACGGGGtgggagcggggcaggggagACCCAACTGTTGCTGCCCCACGAccgcggggggtggggggtggggggggggtgggggcacgCCAGGGCTGAGGGGGCCCGACGTGCCGGTGGCCGGGCGCTCCTCGCCGCCCCGGGGCTCACGCACGGACAGTACCCGcgccccctgcagccccccgcgAGCAGATACCGCACCGGCAACGGGGGCGCGCAGCGAAGAACCCCgacccccggcgggggggaCGACACACAACTGGCTGCGCGCCCCTCCTGCAccccgggcccccccccccgccccgccgagcCTCCCCTGCTCGGCGGCCTCGCTGCCCGAGGCTgcggaggggaaggggggtggggggaagcccGCCGGGACCCCCGCCGGGACCGCCGCCCCCGCGCTCACCGGGCTGCGCCGCTTCAGCGTCACATTCTTCCAGAGCAGGAGATGGAGCTGGTGCAGGAACCCCatggccgggccgggccccgccgcagGGGCCGCCCCCGCTCGGCACCGCAGATCACCCGCCGCCCACCGCCATAGCCCACCGGgccgccgccaccgccaccGCCTTTGTCcgcagcaggctgggagggagcgCCCCGGCCTccggctgcagcccctgcccggccccgccgcgcctggcccggctcggctcggcccggcctTGCGCAGCACCAcccccccgcccggggccgcccgcctgccACCGCCCCTTAAAGGCACCGCCGGGGCACGGCTGCACTTCCCGGTtcggctcggcacggcacggcacggcttGGCCTGcctcggctcggctcggcacaACACGACACAGCACGGCCTGGCCTGGCTTGGCTTGGCTCGGCTTGGCACGGCACAGCTCGGCTCGGCGCTGCACGGCACGGCCTGGATCGGCATGGCACAGCTCGGCCtggctcggcccggcccggcccccgccccctTCAGGGTCTCGGGGcgcccctgcagccccggcaGCTGTGCCGGACCCCCGCGGGCTCACTGCCAGGCGGGCACTCGCTGGTGGGTGCCGCTTCTCCCGGGGAAACCGAGGCACGGAGCCCCCCGGCGCAGCGGTGGCCGCTGTGGCACCCGAGTCTCCCCAGGGAGGGGCTGCCCCGGGAGGgtcctgccccggggggggtgctggggctgggaaacACGCGGGCCCCTTGCCTGGAGCTGCCCCTGCACCTCTATGAGCTGGAGGTACAGCGGGGTCACCCCTTGCTGAGCCCCTCCGTcgttccccccccccaagatcAGGCTTGCTGTGGGGGTCTGCGTGCTGTCCCCCCCAACGCTGGTTGCCCTGCTCAGCCCCGGCTGCCCGCAGCTCCTGCCTAGCTGTCCCACAGACAAGTGGTGGGGTTGGGGTGCCCACATGTGTTCTTGGAGGGGACCAACCTGCCTGCAGCAAGCTGtacccacagcccagctgggacTCCAAGCTGGGAAGGATGCCCTCAACAGCAGTAAGCACTGAACATGGCCAGTTCCCATCCGtccttccttccatccctccatccatccatccttctctccctccctcccttcccctggGCCTCTCCATTTCACATctgtccccccctccccgctgcccccctcTCTCCTGCACTATCTTTAACCATCTctgtctctgtgctgttttcaggGCCAAGTGCAGCCGGCAGGCTGAGCTGTGAGTAACCACTCAAGCTGTGAGTAACCACTCAAGCTGTGAGTAACCACtcggctgccccagccccaagTGGTGTTGCTAAGGGTGACTGCGTTTCGGGCAGGCTCGGTGACAGCTGCCAGCGCCCTAACAAAAGctccccttgtcctgccacAAAGTGCCATTATTCACAAAACTTCTGGGCGAAACGTTGTGTTGAGGTGAGGGAGGACAAGGGATGCCCAGGGGATGCGGTGGTGGAGAGGCACCACGTGGGCCCCGCTCGGTGCCTTGGGGAGGCTGTTCTGGAGGGGCTGTGGGTGACGGGCAGGTGAGCGGGCAGCAGAGCTCCTGGCATCAAGAGGAGCCAGGCAGAGGGTGGCCGGGACTGGCTCGGTGCCTTTCCACCTGCACTTGCTGGCATGAGTAACTTGGGAGCTGCTGCACCGGGATGACCCTGAGGTTTGCTGGTGTTTTCTCCAGCTTGGAAATACTGGGGAGATCTGGTGTCGAGGTAAGCGGGGCTGTGGGGGTTCAGCCCGGCTGTCCAGCCCCGAACCTTGCTCCAGCAGTGGTGGTTACTtggtccctggggagggagggatgcgTGCACCCTTGGCTCCTCTCAAGGGATTGCATGTAGGTTGTCCCCAGCCCACACCTAGAACACCGCAAAacccctgctctgcagcacagtgggtccccagcctgggggcACCGCAGAGAGTCTCGTGGGTGGGACTGCGGGTGATGCGGGCTCAAACCCCCCACCTGGGTCTCCTTCCTCCTGCCGCCCCTgggtgggttctgctgagcttcaCTGTTCTTCTGCTTGGCCTGACCATGAAGCCTCACGAGGTACCAGCAAGAGACAGACCCAGCAGAGTGCCatggggcagcacagcccccaggACCCAGCGGCCCATCTCCTCCGTGGATCTGGGACCCTGAAGCCCCAGGGAACTGGTGGCCCATCTCCTCCCTGAACCCTGAGCACCTCTCGGGACTTCCTTGCAGGGTGGCCAAGCTCCTCTAGCTGTGTGGGGTCATCTGCAGATGGCAGCAGCCACCCAAGCAAAACTCCCTGTTCTGTGCTGGTGAGGTCGGGTGTCACCCCATGGTGCCACAGTCtggccctgggtgctggggacttctgcccagcccacccagagcagggctgccctgggTCCCAGGCTGGCTCAGAGCAATTAGGCAGCTCCAGCCTCTGCCACTGTGCTGCTTCGTCCCTGGGCCACAGGGGTCAAGGTGTCTGGACCCACTGGCTGGAAGTACTCCACAGGGCATcgtccctgctgctggggtgtcCTGGGGCAGCACTTGGGGCTGACAACTGCGATTGCTGGGGAAaagctccctcctgctccaccaCCTATCCTGCATTCCCCATGGAAACCTTGTGGCCAGTGCTGTCCCCAGTGCTGTCCTCCAACAGAGGGGAACAAACCTGTCCCATGTCTCCCTAGGGGAGaaggggacaggggcagggatGATACTGGCAGCTTCAGCCAGGCACGGAGCGCTGCCTGCAGCCGGCAGGGTTGGGGCaagctgtgctgggaagagcGCCCCGTGGGCTGTGCGGTGCCCGGTATCTGGGCTCTCAGTCACGCAGGGGAAGAAATGCAGCAAGGGGGTGAGAAAAGATAACAGGAAACAGGGGACAtggctggggaggaaaaaacaccCAGCCTCTGAGCTGCAGTTGGCCTTTGAGGGCTCCCAGGGCGGCACTGAAACCGCAGAGCCCTGCTACACCCCGGCACCGTGCCAAAGCGCTGTGCCCAGCCGCTGCCTGGCCCCGcgccctgccaccagcactgtGGCCATCCTTGCTCCCAGGAGCCGGGCAGGCAGCGGGAGCAAGGGTGCAGCAGGGAGTGCAGACCCCAGGGGTGCTTGAGCAGCCCGAGGACCCCCAGGGAACAGTTTGGGGCCCCACCGCCAGCTCTGCGTGTGCCAGGGCATGCCCTTGCCAGCTCTAGGGACAGTGCTGCATGCCTCGGGGGcccccccccacctgcctctgcctcagtttccccatttcttttcccctgccaGGGCTTTTGGGGAGACTTGGTGCTCAGACAGCAAtgccaggaaagaaaacagccaagTGTGTGGCAATAGTGGGACAGGGGCAGGTCCAGAGCTAGGGTGCAGGAGGCAGCTCTCCATGCAGGTGCTCCCAAGGTATGCACTCGCCCGCTTCCCCTTTTGGCAGAAAACATCCCGGCCAGGGCAGGTGCCTGGGGCCTGGCAGCACCGAGGAGCTGCTGGTGCGACTTTAGCTGATGGTTTCAAGATGAATCAGTGGGAGCCAGCGAGGCTGGTATCCTGTTTTCAGTCAGGCTGCGGGTGGCAGACAGGAGGCACCTTGGTGAGGCTGAAGGCagggccctgcctgcacccGTCTCAGCGCAGGCAGCATTGAACCCCTCAGCACGTGCACCCAGGCAAGGCACCGGCTCCTTCCCAGCACGCGCCGGGATGGGATCAGCCATGGCCCGGCTGTGGGCACAGGTGGTGCCAGTGGCAGTGGCAGGCAGAGGCTCTGGGCCTGAGcccccccctccatccccaccagctctgccatgggTGGCAGCAAACACCAAGGAAGCGCCTGGTTCCAGCCTGAGCCAAATATGAGCATCTCGCTGTTCAGCTGCTCCTGGGTGATTTCAGAGCAAGCTGCATGTGCCAGGAGGGCACAGCTGGACCCAAcaataatcatcatcatcatcaataTATTAATGATGTCAGCAAAAGAGTGTTTGTGGGGTGTGCTTTGGCATAAAGCTGCCAGCTAGCAGAGCTGCCCCAtgggctcagcccagccccacaggcagctcTACCCCCTGCACAGCCATGgctctggcaggcagcaggagtgtGTGGGCAGAGCAGCCCGCTGGGGCTCAAGACCCTGcctccatcctgccctgcagggctgggtgcccaAGGACAGGGTGAGGTGGCAGGGCTCAGTGGTCTGTATTCACTGCCCCTCCCCTGTGCCACCCTGTgcctcctccctgtcccctgGCACCCCTCTGCCATGAGGGCAGGagcccagctggggaaggtggccGGTGTGGACACGGACCCCGCGCCTGCTGGCTTGGGAGGGGACCCTTCTACACCATGGGGAGTGCTGGAGAGCCCTGGTGCACAGCAGGGACATGGGACCATCCCACAAACCTCAAACCAGGGATGGGTACCTTGGGAAACCGCAGCCATGGCATCGGGgctctggctggcagctgggatGGGAGAGACGCTTGGTGGAAAGGAGCAATAATTTGGCCTCAATTTCAAAATTGGCACCTGGGAAACCCCTTTGGGGAACTGAATTCCCATGTGGGGCCACATGTACCTTCTCCAAGGAGtcacagcctggctggaggtTGGCAGGGGAAGCACAGGGAGATGGGGCAGGATGCGCAGGCAGAGTTGTGAGCGGCACCTGCATCAGGAACCTTTCCTGGCTGTGCCAAGGCCATGGGGCAGCACCTGCCATGGGGCAGGCACTGGGCAACAGCATCCCACGCTGGCATGGGGCATGCACCTGGCCAGAGGGCACCAGCCCAGCCACGAAACACCCACACATCGACAGGCTGTGTGCTCAGCCATGTAGCACCCACCCAGCTATGTAACACCCACCCAGCCATAGGACATCCACCTTGCTATGGGGCATGCACCCAGCCACGGGGCACCCTCTCAGCTGTGGGACATGTGTGAGCCACAAGGCAACCCCCCAGCTGTGGGGTGCCCACTCAGCCAGAGGGCACCCCCCCAGCTGTGGGGCACCCATCCAGGCCATGAGGCACCCACCCGGTCACGGGCACGCTCTTGTCCCCGGGGCACACACCCAGCCATCGCTGCCCGTGTGGCACGGGGGAAGTGCTGGGAGcgggctgtgccagctgctgtgcGCAGCAGGAAGGACCCACTGTAGGGCTGGGACGAGGCAAAACCGCAGAAAAGAGGAAGCCCTCGAGTGCCCCAGCCCAGTGccggcagctgcctgggcagaCACACGCAGGCACCTCACATGCCGCCGCACCGGCCCTTCCCTGGTAAGTCTGGGCTCAGCACCACTGCCTGCTGCGGGGAGAGGGGCTGAGAAATGGGTTGgctcctggcactgctggagcGGGGTGTCCCCCACCAAAGCATCCTCAAAACGGGAGCAGCATCCCCACTGCTGGGGACCAGCAGGCAGGGGGCCCGAAGCACCGGTGTGCGGTGCAGGGAGCCAGCAAAGCTTTCTCACCCCCCCCTGCTTCAGATGCCAGGTTTTTCCGGAGCCTAATCTTAGCTCATGTATTTCAGCAGGACAGACAGAGCGGGCCAAGGCAGGGAAGGGATTtttcacagcaaagctgcagtggctggggtgggaaAGGAGGGTACCACTTTCCAGGAGGCTCCAAAATTGTGGAGGAACTGGCACAGCCTTGGCTGGCAGCAAGACTCAAGCAGCCAGCGTGTTTTCAGAGGTTACCTCTAAAGGGAAACCACCCTTGGTGCTGAACACCACGGGTGGGCCACAGGTGATGAGCCCTGCACCTGGGACTGGCCCTCCTGGGTGGGCTCAAGCTGGCGGCTGGTCCTCAGCCCAGCCAAGCATCCCCCTCGCCACCCCCACCACTGCTTTCCATTGCCATCACCACTGCTGGTTAAGCACAGCACCGCCAGCGCAGGCAGACGGGCACCGTGGCTGGGTGAGCATCTTGTGGCCAGGGTTCCCCTGTGCCTGTGGGCTgagccccaccagcagcagccccgaATGGCTCCCTACCCACACTgttctccctgccctgcctgcggGGCACTGGCCATCTGTGAcaccctgaaaataaaatgtttgggGCACTGAGGCTGCAagctcccagcctgctggggctCCCTGCGCCCGTGGTGGCTGGGGAGAGCACCCCAGTTCTGGGAAGAGCCCTGCCGTTGCTGCAGGAGGATGCTGGGGTGAGGGGGCACTGCTTGGGCAGGACACTCCAGTCTGGCCTCGAGCAGGTTTTCAGACTTCCCAGTcactcccagggatgctccGGTCCACAGCTGGGGCCTTGCTGTGGGGTTATTCAGGTGGGACCTGGGGTGTTCACCCTCACCCTTTGGTGCGTGACCCCATCCTGCAACCCCGCAGACACCTTTCTGCTGAAcctggctgcagcaaggctggctGCATTTCATGCTTGACCTGCTCTGGGCAAAGCAAGAAGGGTGGAGTGGGACGGTGGCTGTTTGtcaggtggggaaactgaggcacacagCAAGTACCAGGGACTATGTCCCTGGTGTATGTAACGGGGAGTAGTGCCAGGCAGTTGGGACAGGGGGGACAGGTGGCTGCTGTCCACCGGCTCTGTACCTCCCTTTGGCAGCATCCCTGTTTGCCCTAGAGATGGGGACCCCAGGGACCCCAGGAGGGTGATACAAAAGCCACTGTGGAGTGACATCAGGTGCATGGGGGACCCCAgaggtggggggaggcaggagccaGGAGAGGGGCcaggggtgatgctggggcCCAGGTTTTGTGGAGAAGCCCTTTCTCCAGCCCTTCCAtccccacagcctccccaccaccccctgtCCCTGGCAAGCTGAGCTAATGGTGCTTGGTGgcctctcctctctcccaggtGTCAGTTCTGTCACCCAAGAAGGTGacagccagcccagcagcatgCCCCGGgcaccaccactgccacagctgctctggggctggCCCAGCATGAAGGTGGTGGTCACCACTGCGGTGTTTATATCCACCCTCTGGAATTTGAGGTGCTTCCTCAGTGCCTCCGAGGTCTCCAGAAAAGCCCCTAAGCCCGCTGAGCCACTGGTGGTCCTGGTGTGGGAATGGCCCTCAAAGCAGGTCCCCAACATCAGCAGGGACATTTGCCATGAGCTGTACAGCATTGCAGGCTGCTGGCTCACCATGGAGCGGCGGCTCCTGGGCCGGGCGGACGTGGTGGTGTTCCCCCACACCAGGCTCCAGCCCggcagggacaggctgcccaaggagaAGCCACCGGGGCAGAACTGGGTGTGGGTCTCCCTGGAGTCCCCTTCCAACACTAAAGCTCTAGCGGGATGGAACCAGACCTTCAACTGGGTGATGACCTACAGACGGGACTCGGACATCTTCATTCCCTATGGCAAGCTTGTGCCCAGCCAGTCAGCCACCATGAACATCCCCATGAAGACCAACTTGGTGTCTTGGGTTATCAGCAACTACCACAGGACTCAGAAAAGAGCTGAAGTCTACAAAAACCTCTCCAGGTACCTCCATGTGAACATATACGGGAAAGCAAACAACAAGCCACTTTGCAAGGACTGCCTCTTGCCAACCACATCCAAGTCCAAGTTCTACCTGGCCTTCGAGAACTCCATCCACCAAGACTACATCACCGAGAAGCTATGGAGGAACTCGCTGATGGCTGGCACTGTGCCCGTTGTGTTGGGACCTCCCCGGGCCAACTACGAGCAGTTCATTCCTGCGGACTCCTTCATTCACATCGATGACTTTGGCTCCCTGGAAGAGCTGGCCACTTTCCTGAAGACCATGAACTCCAGCCGCTACCGGCAGTTCTTTGCCTGGCAGAAGAGGTACAGAGTGAAGCTCTACGCTGACTGGAGGGAGCGGATCTGCACCATCTGCACTGCCTACCCCAGCCTGCCCCATGGCCGTGTCTATCCCAACCTGGAGAGCTGGTTCAACACCTAGCACAGGGCTGGTGTGTGCTGGGACCGTCAGGGACATATCTGGGTAGGGGATGGAGGAGTGGGGGAGCATGGGGAACCCTCCTACACACCAGGacgtggggcagggagggatgtgAGAACCCCAACCTCTCCTCCCAACCTGGCTGTTGCTACACTGGGACCTTGAGCAACTCTGTGTGACTTAATTTCTTGCAAAACGGGACTAACCCCTCTGCCCCTACCCAACACTGACCTACCTCGCCAGGGTGCTGGCAGGACAAGAGGgtgctttggaaataaatgaCACAGTGCTGCAGAGGGTCTGCCTGTGGCatgggggctgggaagggcagggggcTCGCAGGGGTTCCAGGGCTCCCCAACCTTCCCCTGTGATTGCttcatgccccccccccccccaacacctgCTGGGTGGCAAATCCCTGGTGGCAGAGGCCCCACGGACATTTCTGGCTGGGGTGGACAAGTCAAGCTTGGGACAGCCTGTGGGGTGCCCAGCACCCCACAACCAGGGACAAAGAGCACAGCCCCACCACttcctggcacagcccagcaagcacacacctcctccccccaccaccccctgctTTTCGAGGCCATGGGTGTCACCATGCTGGGAGGACTGGCAGGACACCGGATGCTCTCGAAAGCAATCTCAGCACGCTCAGTACCAGTCTGAGTCAGAGAGGGATGCTGTGGTTTGTTGCTcccctgccagcatccctgccctgctgcagcaggaagcCAGCGAGATGGTGGCATTCAGACCCTTGCAGCAAGCCCAGAGCAAAGCCAGTCCCATGGGCACCCTGTGGCACCCGCAGCCTGCTCTGTGCGCCCCTGGCGCTGCCGAGCCCCTGCACCATGCGCTCCAGCCATCTGCACTACCAGCACCCTGCAGCGCTGGCCCGTGCCACATGCACATTGCACTGTGGGCACCTTGCACAGCACACACCCTGCACCACGCACACCCTGCACCATGGGTGGCAATGCCCAAGCACCCCCAGGGGAAGCACCCATCTGGGATCGGTGGCAATGTTGTGGCTGGGTGACATGGCTACTCTATCTGTTGCCTTGCTCCTCACCATGTGCCCCTCAGCTCGGTGCCATCAACCCCCCTCGATATAAACAACTCGGTTTTTTTCACAAGTTTCCCCCGATTTCCTTCATTGCAGCCCCCAAGTCACTCAACcccacccctgccaccccacaAGCTGTTGGGTGCCCACCAGGACCTGCTCCCTGTGCCCGGGATGCAGCAGGTTCCAGGCACGCAGTGACAGCCCCTCAGCAGAGGGGACATTTCTGCtccaggctggtgctggtgtccccagccGCCGCTcacccagcctggcacagcccttgCTGGGTTTGCAGTTTGACAGGTACACCGCACTCTTCTGATTTCTGTGGCTTcctatttccattttgttttgtcttctgggtcaactgaaaacagagcaggagGGGCTCAGAGTGCCCACGGGCAGGGTACTGGGGCAGCAGGACTTAGGGGTCTTGTGGGGGGCCAGGGGCCCTGCCTGGCTTACCTTTCACTGGAGCAGATGAGATTGTGGAAGTGTGGCAAGAAACAAACCTTGGGGAGGTGACACCCTTCCCAGGCTTTCTGCTACCAACCCTGGCAATTGCCAGCCTCCAGCACCCCCAactcaccccccacccacccccaactcacacacacccccccccaaagcaCCAGGCAgcaaagggcagcagcagcagggggggGATTTTCTAGTGGATGCCgtgcctgcctgtgctcccaCCCTGCGGGCAGACAGGGACATGGCCCTGGGCACCCAGGCACTGGGGAGCAAGCGGGGGCACAGGACAAGCCAAGGCAATCCTGCCCTACAGGGTTGCACTCAGCCTGGTGCACAGCCCAGCCCTTTGCAGGGTCCTGAGGTGCCCCacaagctgctgcctgcagggttGCAGGCCGGCCCCAGAGAGCAAACCCATCATTTACTGGCAGCTGAGCTGAAAAAGGTGCTTTGCACAAGTTTCCCTGCTGGCTTGGTCATGTTGCTCCtgctcaggggaaaaaaccctctggGGCAGAGTCTAGCTGCAGAGACCATGGTAGTGAAAAGCAAGGCGTCATCCCCCAGTCCCCACCAGCTCAGTCCCCGGTGCCCACTGgacctgcctgcctgggcaTGGCCACCACGAGGCTGCCATGGCTGGACCACGCAGACAAGCATCCCTCACCTACCAGTGTCACAGTGGCAACCCCACCACAAGGACAGCCCAGGCTTCCCATACCTCTCCCCTACCCAcacccagggctgggagctctgcagcttcctctACATCCCTGCCTGGTCCTTCCCTGTCCACAGCACCTGCTGACTTCCACCCTTCCCAAAAGCAGCTATGGCAAAACAGCTCAAATCAGATTAAATGTgccacaccaccaccatcccaACTCTTGACCACCTCTGCTttgggggggcacagccctgaCAAGCTGGTGTCCCTCCAGGGCCAAGCTGCCACCACTCctggtggtgggctgggctgcacGTCCACCCTATTTGGGTGCACTGGTCCAGCCCCACCGTGCCCCCACTTGCAGCCAAACCTGTGCCGCCGGGCTGCCTGGCACTGTACAGGAGCAGGGATGCAAGGGAGTCAAGGAAAGGATTAACTCGCTCTCATACCCCAAAGAACTGAGATTTATTTCATTGCCAGAGGGAATatgattaaggaaaaaaaaaaaatcatcaactACAGCAGGCTCAAAGGCACGGGGGTGCTAGCAGCATGGACAGGACAGTGCCAGCCCCCCTGGGCTGGGAACCCCTGGGGAAAGATGGTCCCTGGGCAGCAGGACAACAGCTGAAGAGTGGAGAGGGCATGGGGGACCAGAGGTGGCACTGGGCACAGGGCCAGGGatgacccccacccccccacaagccccaccagcctgcccaTGGACGGGTGAAGCTCTCGTGTGCCACAGGGCGGCTGGAGCTGCGAGAGCTcatccccagccccccactccGGCCCTTGGCttgccccagctgcccaggagGGTGGGCAGAGCCGCCGCGGACCCCGgccctgggcacagcaccccagccccaccctACAGGACAGGGAGGAGGCACCTGGGAAACTAGTAATCACTAcaaagatttttgctttttaaaaactacaaCCAAAACCCATTAAAAGATAACAAACCCACCCCCCAAccttcccacaaaaaaaaaaccaaaatctaaaacatattttctgggtcttgcaggagagcagctcggctgggctggggccaggAGCAGGTGGCTCTGCTCAGTGCCCTGGGCACGTGTGGCTTCAGTGGggtgcagtggggcaggggcagccgcCCCCCAGGAGAGGTCAGAGgggggcagat
Proteins encoded in this region:
- the FUT7 gene encoding alpha-(1,3)-fucosyltransferase 7, whose amino-acid sequence is MPPHRPFPGVSSVTQEGDSQPSSMPRAPPLPQLLWGWPSMKVVVTTAVFISTLWNLRCFLSASEVSRKAPKPAEPLVVLVWEWPSKQVPNISRDICHELYSIAGCWLTMERRLLGRADVVVFPHTRLQPGRDRLPKEKPPGQNWVWVSLESPSNTKALAGWNQTFNWVMTYRRDSDIFIPYGKLVPSQSATMNIPMKTNLVSWVISNYHRTQKRAEVYKNLSRYLHVNIYGKANNKPLCKDCLLPTTSKSKFYLAFENSIHQDYITEKLWRNSLMAGTVPVVLGPPRANYEQFIPADSFIHIDDFGSLEELATFLKTMNSSRYRQFFAWQKRYRVKLYADWRERICTICTAYPSLPHGRVYPNLESWFNT